GTGTATTATGTCCGAAAGACATATGCACCGGACACACGCATTTGTCATCGAGCAGGTCTATGCCTGGGATTACTTCCATCTGTCCTCCAAAGTTTTTATATGGCCAGAGCGTCGGCAAGCGAGAGATCACCGGTATACAGCGCCTTGCCGAGTATTGCCCCCTCTATTCCTATACTTTCCAGCGATTTGAGCTGTTTGATATCTTCGATTGTGCTGACTCCGCCCGATGCAATGACCGGGATATCAATCGATTCGGCCATGTGCTTCATTGCGGCTATGTTTGTCCCGGCAAGCATACCGTCGCGCGAGATGTCGGTGTATATCACTCGTTTAGCTCCGAGTGCCTGCATTCTAAGAGTGAAATCTACAGCCTTTTCTTGGGTAGTTTCCTCCCAGCCTTTTATCGCGACAAGTCCATCACGAGCATCTACACCAAGCACCGCCCCGTCGCCGAGTTCTTTGAAGATCGTTTCAGCCAGAGAGCTGTTCAGAACTGCTGATGTGCCTATAATTACGCGCCCGACACCTATATCGAGTATTTGCTTTGCCGTTTCAAGACTGCGTATGCCGCCGCCGAGTTCGACCGGAATTTTCACTGCTGCAACGATCCGCTTGATGGACTCGGTCTCTTGAGGAGCGCCCTTGCGTGAGCCGTTGAGGTCTACCAGGTGCAGGCGTTGAGCGCCTTCGTCTTCCCATCGACGCGCCATCTCAGCAGGGTCGTCGGCGAAAACGGTCACGGCGTCGAACCGACCCTGCTGGAGCCGGACGCACTTTCCGTCCATCATATCTATCGCTGGAATCAGTTCCAATACGTTCGCAAGCCTCCGCAAGTCACTCGGCAGTAATATTTGTGTATTAATTAGTATATCAGACTAATGGCAAGTTGCGCTAGAGCTAAATCATCCTTAGCAGCATAAAACCGAGGACATCGGCGAGGTTTTTTGCTGCAAGATCGGTTTTTCGGCGCATCTGACAAATACTCTGCCATGTGTGAGGCCGGGCTGCGATATACAATAGCCGGCGCCATGTGTTTTCGATCGAAGTCAGTGTGATTATGAAGTCGGGGATAGAATCAAAGGCGCTGTCGCTTATGCTTCGAATGGCGGCGAATGGAACGCCTCGGCTGCTGCAGAT
This is a stretch of genomic DNA from Armatimonadota bacterium. It encodes these proteins:
- the hisA gene encoding 1-(5-phosphoribosyl)-5-[(5-phosphoribosylamino)methylideneamino]imidazole-4-carboxamide isomerase codes for the protein MELIPAIDMMDGKCVRLQQGRFDAVTVFADDPAEMARRWEDEGAQRLHLVDLNGSRKGAPQETESIKRIVAAVKIPVELGGGIRSLETAKQILDIGVGRVIIGTSAVLNSSLAETIFKELGDGAVLGVDARDGLVAIKGWEETTQEKAVDFTLRMQALGAKRVIYTDISRDGMLAGTNIAAMKHMAESIDIPVIASGGVSTIEDIKQLKSLESIGIEGAILGKALYTGDLSLADALAI